Proteins co-encoded in one Malus sylvestris chromosome 9, drMalSylv7.2, whole genome shotgun sequence genomic window:
- the LOC126634626 gene encoding uncharacterized protein LOC126634626, whose protein sequence is MFDILFGWRKASKCKRLIKEVHCRLKLLKNKRQAIVRQLRQDVAELIKHGHEDKAFNRVEQIIKDESVVALFEVLDNFCEFILIHLPYIRRHKDCPNDINEAVSSLIYASARCGDLPELRGIRKLFGERYGQKFTMSALELLPGNLVSREVIEKLSQKSVTDDMKHILVSEIARNYCIKPQVLAIEYHSEWQQKVKEISGHQVLDADYYGRTKTSRMQVLNVEEMEREAVDADSNVYRTSASSSLVMPLIEGNFSEVGSPNISTPGTEESRSSTSGSTSHARTRDGDIVIYLDDIEEVQFSTTRDADSQDQRLFKFKGIAPKRENLESSYDLTYVECYETWSENCESKSPRRSSWKGSGKRPRKRSISQENQCFKDNEYLNYYGRKHLKNQSNCGFDTKGLSCGCSLGNPCYVCTRNDENISCEVQPWKQKRGITARVGFPTYGHGQLNRGIEWPAVRPEPMRRKSYDNEAMMYNVFTYPDHQHPTMQNKVLKGRVEESNFRCRRASYSSTSPHVTNSWSARKETVPPYSRAVTMPPERAKDNHKDDFRRSYSDAFQYPTHVHPKLPDYDDIAAKFMALKKERLQNKPRCNNQKI, encoded by the exons ATGTTCGACATCTTATTCGGGTGGCGAAAGGCTTCGAAGTG CAAGAGGCTGATCAAAGAGGTGCACTGCCGGCTCAAGTTGCTGAAAAACAAGAGGCAAGCAATTGTTAGGCAACTACGTCAAGACGTGGCGGAGCTGATCAAACACGGTCACGAAGACAAAGCCTTCAACAGG GTTGAGCAGATAATCAAAGACGAATCCGTAGTGGCATTGTTTGAAGTGTTGGACAATTTCTGTGAATTCATCCTCATCCACCTTCCTTACATCCGCAGACACAA GGACTGCCCAAATGACATAAATGAAGCAGTTTCAAGTCTTATTTATGCTTCTGCAAGATGTGGGGATCTGCCTGAGCTTAGGGGGATCAGGAAGCTATTCGGAGAACGTTACGGGCAGAAATTCACAATGAGTGCTCTTGAACTACTCCCTGGGAATCTTGTGAGCCGTGAG GTAATAGAGAAACTCTCCCAAAAGTCAGTAACAGATGATATGAAGCATATATTGGTCAGTGAAATAGCAAGAAATTACTGCATCAAACCACAGGTTTTAGCTATTGAGTACCATTCAGAATGGCAACAAAAG GTGAAGGAAATTAGTGGACATCAAGTACTGGATGCAGATTATTATGGACGAACCAAAACATCTAGAATGCAAGTTTTAAATGTCGAGGAAATGGAAAGAGAAGCCGTAGATGCTGATTCTAATGTATATAGAACTTCTGCTAGTTCTTCATTAGTTATGCCACTGATTGAAGGGAATTTTTCTGAAGTTGGTTCTCCAAATATATCAACTCCGGGCACTGAAGAAAGTCGGAGCAGTACTTCTGGTAGCACAAGTCACGCTAGAACAAGAGATGGAGATATTGTGATTTACCTTGATGACATAGAAGAGGTTCAGTTTTCTACAACAAGAGATGCAGACTCCCAGGACCAAAGACTCTTCAAGTTCAAAGGTATCGCACCGAAGAGGGAGAATCTTGAAAGCAGTTATGATCTCACTTATGTGGAATGTTATGAGACTTGGAGTGAGAATTGCGAGTCAAAAAGCCCAAGGAGATCAAGTTGGAAGGGAAGTGGCAAAAGACCGAGGAAGAGATCGATTTCTCAGGAAAACCAATGCTTTAAGGATAATGAATATCTAAATTACTATGGCAGAAAGCATCTGAAAAATCAAAGTAATTGTGGATTTGATACTAAGGGATTAAGCTGTGGCTGCAGCCTGGGAAATCCATGTTATGTTTGCACTCGGAACGACGAAAATATTTCTTGTGAAGTTCAACCGTGGAAGCAAAAGAGAGGGATTACAGCTAGGGTTGGATTTCCAACTTATGGACATGGACAATTGAACAGGGGAATCGAATGGCCTGCAGTGCGTCCAGAGCCAATGAGGAGGAAGAGTTATGACAATGAAGCTATGATGTATAACGTTTTCACGTATCCGGATCATCAGCATCCCACTATGCAAAACAAAGTGCTCAAAGGAAGAGTGGAGGAATCGAATTTTCGATGCAGGCGTGCCTCATATAGTTCCACATCTCCACATGTGACTAATTCTTGGAGTGCAAGAAAAGAGACAGTACCTCCTTATTCCAGAGCCGTGACAATGCCGCCCGAAAGAGCTAAGGACAATCACAAAGATGACTTCCGACGATCTTATTCCGACGCCTTCCAGTATCCTACTCATGTCCACCCTAAGCTGCCTGACTATGATGATATAGCAGCTAAATTCATGGCACTGAAGAAAGAGCGTCTGCAAAATAAGCCTCGTTGCAACAACCAGAAAATTTAG
- the LOC126582617 gene encoding LOB domain-containing protein 41-like, with translation MARLSRPTTFAMCPRTRTRPRPTILRRLRLGTGSSGADDSAKPSCTGCCGNEFNRSTSHESSLSHQSEVAANVDGDSKESESMISSETAEAELFSRAEPESARKRREPVQDGELALELTLGLEPPSRAHHVVPVKKRRIEAEFGSLSSAGDGACKMELGLDFVA, from the exons ATGGCCCGCCTCTCAAGGCCTACGACATTCGCCATGTGTCCAAGGACGAGAACTCGGCCGCGTCCAACGATCCTCAGAAGGTTAAGACTCGGTACCGGTTCAAGCG GAGCTGATGACTCGGCCAAGCCGAGTTGTACCGGGTGCTGTGGGAACGAGTTTAACCGATCGACGAGTCACGAGTCGTCGCTGAGTCACCAGTCCGAGGTGGCTGCCAACGTGGACGGCGACAGCAAGGAATCGGAGAGCATGATTTCGTCCGAGACGGCTGAGGCTGAACTCTTTTCCCGAGCCGAGCCAGAATCGGCTCGCAAGCGGAGGGAGCCGGTTCAGGATGGGGAGCTAGCTTTAGAGCTGACGCTTGGGTTGGAGCCGCCATCACGGGCCCACCACGTCGTTCCGGTGAAGAAGAGAAGAATTGAGGCTGAATTCGGCAGCTTATCATCGGCTGGCGACGGCGCGTGTAAAATGGAGCTGGGGCTCGATTTCGTGGCCTGA
- the LOC126634635 gene encoding LOB domain-containing protein 40, translated as MRMSCNGCRILRKGCSENCSIRPCLQWIKSPEAQANATVFLAKFYGRAGLMNLVNAGPEHLRPAIFRSLLYEACGRIVNPIYGSVGLLWSGSWQLCQAAVEAVLKGQPITPITS; from the exons ATGCGGATGAGCTGTAATGGATGCCGAATACTCCGAAAGGGCTGCAGCGAAAATTGCAGCATCCGGCCTTGCCTGCAGTGGATTAAGAGCCCGGAAGCCCAAGCAAACGCCACCGTTTTCCTCGCCAAGTTCTACGGCCGCGCCGGACTCATGAACCTCGTCAACGCCGGCCCCGAACATCTCCGCCCTG CGATCTTTCGGTCTTTGCTATACGAGGCATGCGGACGGATTGTGAACCCGATTTACGGGTCGGTCGGGTTGTTGTGGTCCGGGAGCTGGCAGCTCTGCCAAGCCGCCGTTGAAGCCGTGCTGAAAGGCCAGCCGATTACGCCGATTACTTCCTAA